The following coding sequences are from one Rhodobiaceae bacterium window:
- the esiB gene encoding secretory immunoglobulin A-binding protein EsiB, which produces MARRDIDQLEKCELAAEAGAPEALYSLGLIYATGKGVDVDFVNAHKWFNLAAMRGSHAARDSRSDVALEMDASQISEAQRLAREWLSSR; this is translated from the coding sequence ATGGCCCGTCGGGATATCGATCAGCTGGAAAAATGTGAGCTAGCAGCAGAAGCAGGTGCCCCAGAGGCGCTTTATAGCCTTGGTCTTATTTATGCGACCGGCAAAGGCGTCGATGTTGATTTCGTCAATGCGCATAAGTGGTTCAACTTAGCCGCGATGCGAGGCAGCCATGCTGCACGCGACAGCCGCTCTGATGTAGCGCTGGAAATGGATGCTTCGCAGATTTCTGAAGCGCAGCGTTTGGCTCGCGAGTGGCTTTCGAGCCGGTAA
- the yfcG gene encoding disulfide-bond oxidoreductase YfcG, with the protein MIDFYTWTTPNGRKISVMLEECGLEYTTHAVNLQKEEQFKPEFLAIAPNNKIPAIVDHDVPGGPVSIFESGAILLHLADKSGKFLPADGPERAKVLEWLFWQMGGIGPIMGQAGHFTTQAPEQVPYAIDRFISESARLIKVLDTQLGKTEFMAGDYSIADMATYPWVILGFDLIKSAKPDVIGEGENVARWIKTIGERPAVIKGMAVPEVAS; encoded by the coding sequence TTGATTGATTTTTATACGTGGACGACACCGAATGGGCGCAAGATCTCGGTGATGCTTGAAGAATGTGGACTTGAATACACGACACATGCTGTGAACCTTCAGAAAGAGGAACAATTCAAGCCAGAGTTTTTGGCGATTGCGCCCAACAATAAGATCCCAGCGATCGTTGATCACGATGTACCCGGCGGACCGGTTTCCATTTTTGAATCTGGCGCGATCCTGCTTCACCTGGCCGACAAGTCCGGCAAGTTTTTGCCAGCAGATGGGCCAGAGCGCGCGAAGGTGCTCGAATGGTTGTTCTGGCAGATGGGTGGCATTGGTCCAATCATGGGGCAGGCGGGTCATTTCACAACGCAGGCGCCTGAACAAGTGCCGTACGCTATTGATCGTTTTATTTCTGAGTCTGCGCGCCTGATCAAAGTGCTTGATACGCAGTTGGGCAAAACAGAATTCATGGCAGGTGATTATTCGATCGCGGATATGGCAACCTATCCATGGGTGATCCTTGGGTTTGATCTGATTAAGTCAGCGAAGCCCGATGTGATCGGCGAGGGCGAGAATGTTGCTCGTTGGATCAAAACGATTGGCGAACGTCCGGCTGTGATTAAGGGCATGGCGGTTCCAGAAGTGGCCTCCTGA